One window from the genome of Candidatus Zixiibacteriota bacterium encodes:
- a CDS encoding LytR C-terminal domain-containing protein produces MAGAAVVIVLAYIVFFSVRIARGVARTGSDAELLVRLQVLNASGRSGMVSWIADRLNGYSDRELEIKVVDSGNFDLTEVPQSFVISREQDSRSAKALATKLGLDPAAVIIKPLASNHRLVTATLVVGRDYARITLNAQNSKEK; encoded by the coding sequence TTGGCCGGTGCCGCAGTTGTCATTGTTCTGGCTTATATCGTGTTCTTCTCTGTCCGGATCGCGCGGGGTGTTGCTCGTACCGGCAGCGATGCCGAGCTTCTGGTGCGGCTCCAGGTGCTCAACGCCAGCGGGAGAAGCGGGATGGTGTCGTGGATAGCGGACCGCTTGAATGGGTACTCGGACCGTGAATTGGAGATCAAAGTAGTCGACAGCGGTAACTTCGACCTCACGGAAGTCCCGCAATCGTTCGTGATCTCCCGCGAGCAGGATAGCCGGTCCGCAAAAGCATTGGCGACCAAGCTTGGTCTGGACCCGGCGGCAGTGATCATTAAGCCGTTGGCGAGCAATCACCGCTTGGTGACCGCGACCCTGGTCGTTGGCAGGGACTATGCGAGAATTACGCTGAACGCACAGAACTCAAAGGAGAAATAA
- the rsfS gene encoding ribosome silencing factor, with protein MKKLTPLSLARLAGRLALSKRGFDVKILKLKSLSSVCDYFVIVSGEADVQVRAIANAVDDGLMEAGLKPYHAEGLSDGNWVLLDYIDVVVHVFYEPTRRFYALEKLWGDAPVEEIVDGPEPKHATAKRAVRKRQ; from the coding sequence TTGAAGAAACTGACACCGTTATCATTAGCGCGGCTGGCCGGTCGGCTGGCGCTGTCCAAACGCGGCTTCGATGTCAAGATCCTCAAACTGAAGTCGCTGTCCAGTGTCTGTGACTACTTTGTCATCGTTTCGGGCGAGGCCGACGTGCAGGTGCGGGCGATCGCCAACGCGGTGGACGATGGGCTGATGGAGGCAGGATTGAAGCCATATCATGCCGAGGGGCTGTCCGACGGGAACTGGGTGCTGCTTGACTATATCGACGTTGTCGTGCACGTGTTCTACGAACCGACCCGTCGATTCTACGCGCTTGAAAAACTATGGGGCGACGCGCCGGTAGAAGAGATTGTGGATGGTCCGGAGCCCAAACACGCGACCGCCAAACGGGCGGTACGAAAACGACAATAG
- the rho gene encoding transcription termination factor Rho, with translation MELVELKAKTIAELLKIAEDLDIPGVSGLRKSELIYKVMEATTSSTTNGMIFAEGVLEVMEEGYGFLRSSDYNYLPGPDDIYVSPSQIKRFDLRTGDTVSGQVRPPKENERYFALLKIEAVNFEDPEVAKHKTLFDNLTPLYPNEAFHLELHTEELTTRIIDLMCPIGKGQRSLITSPPKAGKTMILQKIAQSVVANHPKVRLIVLLIDERPEEVTEMRRSVRGEVISSTFDEPAERHVQVANMVLEKAKRLVEHKHDVVILLDSITRLARAHNAVVPHSGKILSGGVDSNALHKPKRFFGAARNIEEGGSLTIVGTALIETGSRMDEVIFEEFKGTGNMEMVLDRRLSDRRIFPAMDLNRSSTRKEELLMTDEVLNKIWILRKFLAEMNPIEAMEFLTDRMKKTKTNERFLASMKD, from the coding sequence ATGGAACTCGTAGAGTTAAAGGCCAAGACCATCGCCGAGCTGCTCAAGATCGCCGAGGATCTGGATATCCCGGGCGTCTCCGGCCTGCGCAAGTCGGAGTTGATTTACAAGGTGATGGAAGCGACCACCTCCTCGACCACCAACGGGATGATCTTCGCCGAAGGGGTTCTGGAGGTGATGGAAGAGGGGTACGGTTTTCTACGTTCGTCGGACTACAACTATCTGCCGGGGCCGGACGACATCTATGTGTCGCCATCGCAGATCAAGCGGTTTGACCTCCGGACCGGCGATACGGTGTCGGGCCAGGTGCGCCCGCCCAAGGAGAACGAGCGGTATTTCGCCCTGCTCAAGATCGAGGCGGTGAATTTCGAGGACCCGGAAGTCGCGAAACACAAGACGTTGTTCGATAATCTGACGCCGCTGTATCCGAATGAGGCGTTTCACCTGGAACTGCACACCGAAGAACTGACCACGCGCATTATCGATCTCATGTGCCCGATCGGCAAAGGGCAGCGTTCGCTGATCACGTCGCCGCCGAAGGCGGGCAAGACGATGATCCTCCAGAAGATCGCGCAGTCGGTTGTGGCCAATCACCCAAAAGTTCGCCTGATCGTGTTGTTGATCGACGAGCGTCCCGAGGAAGTAACGGAAATGCGCCGTTCGGTGCGTGGTGAAGTGATATCGTCAACTTTCGATGAGCCGGCGGAGAGACATGTCCAGGTTGCCAACATGGTGTTGGAGAAGGCCAAACGACTTGTGGAGCACAAGCACGATGTGGTAATCCTGCTGGACTCGATTACACGGCTGGCCCGTGCCCACAACGCGGTGGTGCCGCATTCCGGCAAGATCCTCTCGGGCGGCGTGGACTCCAACGCTCTGCATAAGCCGAAACGGTTTTTCGGTGCGGCACGAAATATCGAGGAGGGTGGATCGCTGACAATTGTCGGTACCGCGCTGATCGAGACCGGCTCGCGAATGGACGAAGTCATCTTCGAAGAGTTCAAAGGGACCGGTAACATGGAAATGGTACTGGATCGTCGCCTCTCCGACCGCCGTATTTTCCCGGCCATGGACCTGAATCGGTCGTCTACCCGTAAGGAAGAGCTTCTCATGACTGATGAGGTGCTTAACAAAATCTGGATACTCCGCAAATTCCTGGCGGAAATGAACCCGATCGAGGCCATGGAGTTCCTCACCGACCGTATGAAGAAGACCAAGACCAACGAGCGGTTCCTGGCATCAATGAAGGATTGA